CCCGCAGAACCGCACCCTGAAAGCCATCGAGCCGCGAATTTAATCCAACATATTTGTGATAGTAGCGTTCCTCGGAACCGTGCACGCGCAGAGCCAGTAGTTTCTTAGCGATATCATCGTCATTGGTCGTCAGGAATCCGCCGTCCCCCATCCCACCAAGGTTTTTAGAAGGATAGAAACTGAAACATCCTACCGCTCCCATCCCGCCCGCGCGAATACCTCTGTCCTCGGAACCGATCGCCTGCGCAGCATCTTCGACAACGGGGACGCCGAACTTTGCCGCCACCGCGTTAAGCTCTTTCATGTCTACGCATTGGCCAAACAGATGAACCGGTTCGATAGCTTTAGTCCGTTCGGTGATCCTGGCTTCGATCTGTGATATGTCTAAATTGTAGGTTTCAGGTTCGATGTCAACAAAAACGGGTACGGCCCCCAGCCGAGTGATGGCACTGACGGTTGCAAAAAAGCTGTATGGCGTTGTGATCACTTCGTCGCCCGGCCCAACGTCGAGAGCCATTAGAGCAAGCACAATGGCGTCGCTTCCCGAGGCGCACGCGATCGCGTATTTCGTCCCGCAATAGCCAGCAAGCTCGCATTCGAGTTCGGCAACTTCCTTGCCGAGAATAAATCCATTCGTATCGAGCACACGTGCCAAGGCTGCTTCGATCTCGGGTCTGAGGATATCGTTCTGTTCTTTTAGGTCAAGTAATGGTACCTGCATGATTAATACAGATTCTACTCAAACAATGACGTGTTTGCATTTTTTCACTTTGTTTTTTAGCCTCTACTCCTATGATCTCAGACCGAAATAAGCGGACGCTCGAGGTTATCAAGCGGCTAAGAAAGGCATATCCTGACGCTCACTGTGCCCTGAATCACACAAATCCATTTGAGCTTTTGATCGCGACGATCCTTTCCGCTCAGTGTACGGATGCTCGAGTGAATATCGTTACCGCCGACCTGTTTCGCAAGTATCACGGCCCCGCAGATTTCCTCAAGGTTCCGCAGTCTGAGCTTGAACGCGACATCCATTCAACCGGGTTTTTCCGCAATAAAGCAAAGAACATCCAGGCTGCTTGTGCTCGAATCATCGAGGTTTATAATGAGGAAATACCACGAACAATGGATGATTTGCTGACCCTTGGAGGCGTTGCTCGAAAGACAGCGAACGTCGTTATGGGGAATGCTTTCGGCATCGCGTCTGGTGTGGTTGTCGATACACACGTCTCGCGTATCTCTCAGTTACTCGGCCTGACCGAGAGCAGGACGCCCGAGAAGATCGAACAGGATCTTGCCGGACTCGTTCCGAAAAAAGACTGGGTAATGTTTCCGCATTGGATGATCTATCACGGCCGTCAGGTTTGCATCGCCCGACGCCCTAAATGTGAAGAGTGCGTCCTGAATGACATTTGTCCATCAGCCAAAACTTCATAGATCCGTGGTTCCAGAACTAAATAGAAAATCCGTGTACCCGATCAAAACATCGAGTACACGGATATTGAACGAACGGACGCCTGCTCGAGTTCTAACGCGTATACGGGATCAACATTATCTGAATTCTACGATTCTTAGCCTTATTTGCCGGTGTTGTATTCGGAGCGACCGGCACGCTCGCGCCGTAGCCCTTAGCAACTATTCGACCTTCCTCGACGCCCATTGTTGCAAACTTCTCAGCTACGGCATAAGAGCGTTTGTCGGTTACTGTCTGGATCTGAGCGGCAGCTCCCGTATTATCTGTGTGAGACTCGATCGAGATCCTGTAGTTGGGATAATTCGAAAGGATCTCTCCAAGCGACGTTAGTTTACCCTCCGCCTGAGGTGTAAAAGCCGTTGAACGAGTTCCCGCCCAGAGAGATTCGGGAAGCGTTAGGATAATTCCCTGTTCGGTTTTTTCAACCGTTCCGAAAGTCTTCAATGAGCTCATCATAGCGGCCTCAGCTGCGCGCATTTTTGCCGCATCAGCCACCTCCTGGATCGCTTTCTTTTCATTTTCCGCTGCTTGCACGGTTGCCGCGAGCTTCGCAAGGGCCGTCTCGGTCTCGACCCGAGCTCTGCCGAGATCCTCACGCAACCTGCCATTCTCATCCCGAAGTTCTTTTAATTGGCTCGAGTAATTCATCGCATCCCGTTCGGCTAATTCCCGGTTGCGGGTTTCGCGCGCAAGTTCCCCCTTTAGTTCTGCGATCTGATCTTGAGCATCAAGGTATTTCGACTCAGCAGCCCTTATCTCGGCGCTATTGCGTGTTTCCTCATTGCGCTTTTCGCGAGCTTCTTTTCTTTGGGCAGCTAATGATTCGGCACGTACAGACGCGGATATCGACTTTCGGGCGGCGATATCTACCGTGTCTTCATCTCGGCCCGCCTGCCACGCGTTTTCGGCATTTTGGAGTAGTGTCGCGGCCTCAGAAAGTTCAACATTCGCATCGCGTTCAGCACCGGCAAACTTAGCCAATGCGATCGCCTGCTTCGCCTGAAGGATCGCCGGCGGCGTTTTTGCATAATCAGTCTCGGCTATCTCCGGAGTTCGCGGATCACGGAAGAAATCACTTGAATTCCCAAAATATGTAATTGCCGGACTGGTTCCAATTCGCTGCCCGTTCGCTCCAACAGGATACAAATTCTCGAGCATTATCGTCTGGCTGGGCCGCGTCACCATAAAATGAGGTTCGGCGGTAATGATCAAAGCAAATGTCTGCAGCGGCGTTGTTACTCTAACCTTTGAGTCAATAAAAAACAGTCCGCTACGCTTTATCTCGCCAAGATTGTCAGCTTGTCCGGTCGGTGAAATAGCCCACAAAACATAGGTTGCATAGCCCGCGCCGAGTTCAAATGGCCGCGGCATTTTTTCGACGGATAATTCAATGGTCGTACCGCTGCGCGACGTTCGCTTAACCTTAGCCTCGCCCTTCATCCTGGGAAAGCGCGTTGTACCCCGAAACTGAACCGTCACCGTGTCATCAAGCGGATATGTAATTGCTGTGGTCTTTCGTCCAACATCGACCTGGCCTAAACCGACTAGAGATACAAATGTTACGATGAGCCCGATAAATACGGATTTGGCAGCGAACGTTTTTTTCATAAACTTCTCCCTGGATTACGAATCAATATCAAGAGATGCCATACAGGGTTTGAAAGTTGCAAGACAAGAGTTTTGGACAGTTAACCTTCAAGTAAAGTATATTCAATCCTTTACACGCAGTCATGGACGATCTAAAACGCCTGCTCAAATACGTCAGACCCTATTGGCTAACCTTCGTGCTGGCGTTTTTTGCGATGATCGTTGGCGCGGTATTTGAAACTGCGACCGGTGCTCTTCTCGTGCCGATCTTCGAGCAATTTCTTCGAAATTCAACTGAAAGCAAAACGCTTTTTGACCTAAACAGCCTTATACCCAGGGACGACTGGTACCGTGCATGGATGATGATCGCAGTCCTGTTGATCTCATTTACGGTGCTAAAGGGCATCGCAGAATACTTCTCCTCTTTTCTGATGGCGAAGATCGGCCAGTCGGCCGTGCTGAATCTCCGGGGTGAACTTTATTCCCATCTACTGGAGCAGCCTGCTGTCTTCTTTGAAAAGCACCGGACCAATTTCCTGGTCTCGAGACTCGTGGTCAGTTGCTCCGCAATTGAGTTGGCGGTTTCGTCGAACCTGCGGGACGTGATTCGAGAGACGGTGATGCTAGTGGCGTTTATCGGGGCAGCGTTTTATTACAATTGGCGGCTAACGCTCGGTTCATTGATAATCGCCCCGATCATCGCCCTACTGACAGCGAGCTTTTCAAGTCGACTTAGGAAGCTTGCCGATGTCTCGTTGGAAGGAAATAAGGAACTGAACGACACATCTCAGGAAACTCTGTCGAACCATATTATTGTCAAAGCCTATTCCGCGGAACCACGTGAAAAGAAACGGTTTATGGATGTAGCCCGCATTATCGCTAGGGCTAACATGCGCTCGGCAAGCATCGCTGCGACATCTCCGCCAACCATCGAGATAATTGGCATGGTCGCGGTTGTCGTACTTCTTTTTTTTGGTCTGCGTGAAATTGATGCTCAGCGTATGGACGCTCCGCAATTTTTCACATTCCTGCTGTTTCTGCTTCGCAGCTACGACCCAATGCGAAAGATATCGCGACAACACAATGAGATCACCAAGGCGTTTTCCGCCGCCCGCGATGTCTGGACCATTTTGGATGAGAATGAGACGCTGGCCGAAATATCGAACCCAAAACAACTCGGGCCGCTGAAAACGGAAATAATACTGAAAAACGTTACATTTAACTACCGCAACAGTAAACGCAAAATACTCAAGAACATCGATCTCGAAGTTAAAACCGGCCAAATGGTCGCCCTCGTAGGTGAAAGCGGCGGCGGCAAATCAAGCCTCACTAGGCTAATTCAGAGACTGTACGACCCAACCGAGGGCTCGATAACTTGGGATGGAGTAGATCTAAGGGATTCTAGTGTCGCAAGCCTCAGAAAGCAGATAGCGTTGGTAACACAAGAAACAGTTCTATTTAACGACACTGTTAGAGAAAATATTGCCTACGGACGTCCCGATTCGTCACAGACTGAGGTCGAGGAAGCCGCTCGAATCGCATACGCAGACGATTTTATTTCACAACTTCCCGACGGCTATTCAACTTTGGTTGGTGAACGGGGTGTGTTGCTTTCAGGAGGCCAGCGCCAAAGAATCGCAATAGCTCGTGCAGTTTTGATGAATGCTCCCGTTTTGATCCTAGATGAGGCAACATCTGCCCTTGATACGGAAAGCGAATCGCTGGTTCAAAAGGCCCTTGCCAATCTGATGCAGAACAGAACCTCGATAGTTATTGCCCATCGGCTGTCAACCATCAGAAAAGCGGACAAGATTGTTGTCATGGAAAAAGGCGAGATCATTGAAACTGGTATGCACGACCAGTTGCTAGACCAAGGAGGCACGTACAAGAAGCTTTACGAGCTCCAGTTTGCCGATATGGAAGAAACGAAAGAAGATTAATTATGAAATCAATGACAGGCTTTGGACGCGCTGCAGTGTCCGATGATAATCACTCAATAACAGTCGAGCTAAAGACGGTCAATAACCGCTTTCTCGACATAAATATGCGGCTTCCGTCTGAGCTGCAGCCGCTCGAACCGACAGTTAAGAAGCTCATTAGCGGACGTCTCGCTAGGGGAAGGGTTGAAGTTAACCTCCAGTACGATCGAAACGACGCTGTCGAACTTGAAATAAACCGTCCCCTGATCGCTGGGTTTCTCGCGGCTATGCAGGAAATGCAAACCGAATTCTCACTAAGCGGCGAACCGGATATCAATGTCATCGCCCGTCTGCCGAACGTCGTCAACACGAAAAAGCAGGAACCAACCAGCGAGTTCCTAAATGCTATCGAACAGGTTTTCACCGCGGCACTCGATGACCTTGAATCTATGCGTTCGATGGAGGGAGCGATGCTTGGGGACGAACTCTCCTCAAGGATCATCGAGATCGAATCGAGAATTCCAGCGATCGAACGAGAGTCAGCTAAGGTCGCCGACGAGTATTCCGCACGCCTGACAAAACGGGTGGCCGAGCTTCTCGCACGTACCGATTCGCAGCTCGACATTGATCAGGGCCGCATCGCTCAGGAAGTTGCATTTTTGGCAGATCGAGCAGATATTTCGGAAGAGATCACGCGGCTCAGGGGGCATATCGAGCATTTCCGGTCGATCGTAATGGACGAGCGAGACGTTGGGAAACGCCTGGATTTCCTAACTCAGGAATTCAACCGCGAAGCCAACACGATCGCCTCGAAAACCAACAACATGATCGTAAAAGAAAACGCACTCGCTATAAAAAGTGAAATTGAGAAAATCCGCGAGCAGGTGCAAAATATCGAATGAGTTTGTTTGAATATCTTTGATAGCACTTGGAGGTCGTCTTCAGCCATCAATTTCGATGGCATTCTTCCTCCGTAGCGGCTTGGCGAAACGACTATGAAAGGAAAGCTCATCATTATTAGCTCCCCGTCCGGGGGAGGAAAAGGAACGCTGATAAAGGAAGTTCGAGGCTTGTTGCCCGAACTTGGCTTTTCAGTATCGCACACAACTCGCCCGCAGCGATTTGGTGAGGAGGATGGCCGTGAGTATTTCTTTACAACCAGGGAAGAATTTGACCGCCTGATCGTCGACGGAGAATTCCTTGAATACGCCGAGGTTCATGGAAATATGTACGGCACCTCACTGTTGGAAAGCGAAAAGATCTCGCGAAGTGGAAAGGATCTGATCGTTGAGATCGACGTCCAAGGAGCTCTCCAAATACTGGAAAAACGTCCTGATCAGTGTATCAGTATCTTCATTCTTCCACCGTCGTTTGAGATCCTACAGGCTCGATTGACGGCAAGAGGCACCGAGGGGCAAACGGAACTAACCACTCGCCTTAGGAACGCCTTTAAGGAAGTTCTGCAATACAAAAAATTCAAATACGTAGTGGTCAACGAGGATCTCCCGGTCGCCACGCGGCAGATAGCATCGATTATTGTCGCGGAACGGCAGGAACGAGATAGACAAACTGAGGCTATTCAGGCTATCCTTAATAGTTTCGATGCGTCAAAGCATCTATTTGATGGAGATAGCTAATTTATGGTCGAAGAAATAGAAGAAACAGAAGTAGAAGAAATAATTGATCCACCGGCGATCGATTCGAAATACCGCATGATCATTCTCGCTGCTCAGCGCAGCAAGCAGCTCCAGCGTGGTGCGATCCCGCGAGTCGATCTCGATATGCGAAAGACAAAATCGACTCGTATTGCGATGAAGGAACTTGAGAACAAGAAAATCAATTTCGAGATCCTTGAAAGCTAAATCGCTGTCCTCACAGTTCTTGCAGTAGTTACAACATACAAAAAGGCCATTGCTGCATTGCAATGGCCTTTTTCCTATTTGTATACATCGGTACGGTTAAATACCTGGTTTTACATACCTTTATAGTTCGGCCCCCCACCGCCCTCAGGCGTGACCCAGTTGATGATCTGGTAAGGATCGGCAATGTCGCAAGTTTTGCAATGAACACAATTTGAAAAATTGACCTTCAGTTCCTTTCGTCCCGTTCCGGCATTGTCTTCCATCTCATAAACGGCAGCCGGGCAGAATCGCTGACACGGGTTGCCATATTCCTCGGCACACGTGGTCGCACATATCTCCGTATCTAGTACGTGCAGATGCGATGGCTGATCTTCGTCGTGGGCGACAGCTCCGTAAAATACATCCGTTACCTTATCGAACGTCAACTCCTTATCGAATGGAACGCCCGCATACCGTTCGGACTTCAAATGATCCGATGGCCCAAATCCACCGGCCTTTGCGTTGCCGTTTAGCTTTTCGATCCGTTCGTGGCCTGCGACGTGGTGTTCCTTCGGCATAAAACCCCAGGCGAGGCCTTTGGTCATAAACTGCAGCCCAGTGTTGACCAATGCCGACCAACGGCCCTTCTGGAAGGCTCCGTGGAAGTTGCGGACCGGATGCAGTTCGTCGTAGATCCAGCTTAAATTGACCTTTTCCTCGAAATGCTTGAGTGTTTTTGAAGAGAAATCGTCGTGTTCAAAAGCTCCGATGATCGTCTCAGCGGCGAGCATTCCTGATTTCATCGCGGTGTGGATTCCCTTGATCCGCTGGCCATTCAGGAAAGAGCCGGAATCGCCAACGATCAATGCCCCGTCCGCATAAAGCCGCGGCATCGTGAAGTAGCCGCCGGCGTTGATGGTTTTCGCACCATATTTGATCATCTTGCCGCCTGCAAGGACCTCAGCGACCTTCGGGTGGGTTTTGAACTTTTGAAACTCGGCGTGCGGATCGATGAGCGGGTCTTCGTAGTCGAGCCCGGTTACGTAACCGATGCTGACCATGTTGTCTTTGAGGCCGTAGATCCAGCCGCCGCCGTAGGTTCGCGTGTCGGATGGAAATCCAAGCGTATGAACGACTTTCCCTTCCGGAAAATTCCCGGCGGGCAGTTCCCAAAGCTCCTTTATCCCCAGTGAATAGACCATCGGCTCTTTGTCTTCGGCAAGTCCGAGGCGCGAAATTATTTGCTTGGCGAGCGACCCGCGTGAGCCTTCACCGAGCACGGTGACCTTAGCCAAAAGGTCTACGCCAGGCTCAAAATTAGCCTTTTGATGGCCTTCTTTGTCGATTCCCTTGTCACCGGTTCGTACGCCGATCACGCAGTCGTTCTCGTCATACAGGATCTCAGCCGCAGGGAATTCCGGGAAAATATTGATTCCCGCTTCCTCACATTTCTCACCAAGCCATTCGCAAACCTTACTGAGCGAAACGATGTATTTGCCCTTGTTCTTCAGCGGCGGCGGAACGAGCGGTGCGTTAAAGCCTTTCTTTTCACCTAGATACCAAAATGCATCTTCCGTCACGACCGAATCGACGGGACAGCCTTGTGCCAGAAAATCAGGCATAAGCTCGCGGATCGCGATGGGATCCATGACGGCTCCCGACAGAATGTGTGCCCCGACGAATGAGCCTTTTTCGACGATCGCTATCTCGAGTTCGCCGATCGCCTTGCCCTTTTTGAAGCCTTTTTCGACCAGTTCGTCGTGTTCCTTGATCTTGTTTTTCAAGTGCAGCGCAGCCGCCAAATTTGCAGGCCCAGCACCCACAAACACAACATCCATCGGTATTTGTTCGCGTTCGATCATATGATTATTGTCAGAACCGCCTGCTTAAGCGGGCGTAAGACGGCTAAAATGAATGGCGATTCAGTTCTTTGGAGAGTATATCAGACAAATCGATCCAAAGTCATTTTCCTAAATAGCTGATAACTGATAGCTTTTATGCTCAAGTAAAATGCTATCAGCTATTTCGAACCAAACAATGCGAATACTCACCGCAACGATCTGGATCTCAGTCCTGCTACTAACAGGCTGCTCGGCGTCAAAAAATAAGATCGATCCCGCCCGTTCGAACGGTCTGCCTACGAAGGT
This sequence is a window from Acidobacteriota bacterium. Protein-coding genes within it:
- a CDS encoding DegT/DnrJ/EryC1/StrS family aminotransferase; the encoded protein is MQVPLLDLKEQNDILRPEIEAALARVLDTNGFILGKEVAELECELAGYCGTKYAIACASGSDAIVLALMALDVGPGDEVITTPYSFFATVSAITRLGAVPVFVDIEPETYNLDISQIEARITERTKAIEPVHLFGQCVDMKELNAVAAKFGVPVVEDAAQAIGSEDRGIRAGGMGAVGCFSFYPSKNLGGMGDGGFLTTNDDDIAKKLLALRVHGSEERYYHKYVGLNSRLDGFQGAVLRVKLPHLDAWTEKRQINAARYRQMFTDRGLSEQVSLPIERKNVRHIYNQFVIAVPGVRDELRAHLTEKGIGTDIYYPVPLHLQECFAYLGYKAGDLPVSEKAAAVTLALPIFPELKTEQQAAVVDAIAEFFEQ
- the nth gene encoding endonuclease III yields the protein MISDRNKRTLEVIKRLRKAYPDAHCALNHTNPFELLIATILSAQCTDARVNIVTADLFRKYHGPADFLKVPQSELERDIHSTGFFRNKAKNIQAACARIIEVYNEEIPRTMDDLLTLGGVARKTANVVMGNAFGIASGVVVDTHVSRISQLLGLTESRTPEKIEQDLAGLVPKKDWVMFPHWMIYHGRQVCIARRPKCEECVLNDICPSAKTS
- a CDS encoding OmpA family protein; the encoded protein is MKKTFAAKSVFIGLIVTFVSLVGLGQVDVGRKTTAITYPLDDTVTVQFRGTTRFPRMKGEAKVKRTSRSGTTIELSVEKMPRPFELGAGYATYVLWAISPTGQADNLGEIKRSGLFFIDSKVRVTTPLQTFALIITAEPHFMVTRPSQTIMLENLYPVGANGQRIGTSPAITYFGNSSDFFRDPRTPEIAETDYAKTPPAILQAKQAIALAKFAGAERDANVELSEAATLLQNAENAWQAGRDEDTVDIAARKSISASVRAESLAAQRKEAREKRNEETRNSAEIRAAESKYLDAQDQIAELKGELARETRNRELAERDAMNYSSQLKELRDENGRLREDLGRARVETETALAKLAATVQAAENEKKAIQEVADAAKMRAAEAAMMSSLKTFGTVEKTEQGIILTLPESLWAGTRSTAFTPQAEGKLTSLGEILSNYPNYRISIESHTDNTGAAAQIQTVTDKRSYAVAEKFATMGVEEGRIVAKGYGASVPVAPNTTPANKAKNRRIQIMLIPYTR
- a CDS encoding ATP-binding cassette domain-containing protein encodes the protein MDDLKRLLKYVRPYWLTFVLAFFAMIVGAVFETATGALLVPIFEQFLRNSTESKTLFDLNSLIPRDDWYRAWMMIAVLLISFTVLKGIAEYFSSFLMAKIGQSAVLNLRGELYSHLLEQPAVFFEKHRTNFLVSRLVVSCSAIELAVSSNLRDVIRETVMLVAFIGAAFYYNWRLTLGSLIIAPIIALLTASFSSRLRKLADVSLEGNKELNDTSQETLSNHIIVKAYSAEPREKKRFMDVARIIARANMRSASIAATSPPTIEIIGMVAVVVLLFFGLREIDAQRMDAPQFFTFLLFLLRSYDPMRKISRQHNEITKAFSAARDVWTILDENETLAEISNPKQLGPLKTEIILKNVTFNYRNSKRKILKNIDLEVKTGQMVALVGESGGGKSSLTRLIQRLYDPTEGSITWDGVDLRDSSVASLRKQIALVTQETVLFNDTVRENIAYGRPDSSQTEVEEAARIAYADDFISQLPDGYSTLVGERGVLLSGGQRQRIAIARAVLMNAPVLILDEATSALDTESESLVQKALANLMQNRTSIVIAHRLSTIRKADKIVVMEKGEIIETGMHDQLLDQGGTYKKLYELQFADMEETKED
- a CDS encoding YicC family protein, whose product is MKSMTGFGRAAVSDDNHSITVELKTVNNRFLDINMRLPSELQPLEPTVKKLISGRLARGRVEVNLQYDRNDAVELEINRPLIAGFLAAMQEMQTEFSLSGEPDINVIARLPNVVNTKKQEPTSEFLNAIEQVFTAALDDLESMRSMEGAMLGDELSSRIIEIESRIPAIERESAKVADEYSARLTKRVAELLARTDSQLDIDQGRIAQEVAFLADRADISEEITRLRGHIEHFRSIVMDERDVGKRLDFLTQEFNREANTIASKTNNMIVKENALAIKSEIEKIREQVQNIE
- the gmk gene encoding guanylate kinase, encoding MKGKLIIISSPSGGGKGTLIKEVRGLLPELGFSVSHTTRPQRFGEEDGREYFFTTREEFDRLIVDGEFLEYAEVHGNMYGTSLLESEKISRSGKDLIVEIDVQGALQILEKRPDQCISIFILPPSFEILQARLTARGTEGQTELTTRLRNAFKEVLQYKKFKYVVVNEDLPVATRQIASIIVAERQERDRQTEAIQAILNSFDASKHLFDGDS
- the rpoZ gene encoding DNA-directed RNA polymerase subunit omega translates to MVEEIEETEVEEIIDPPAIDSKYRMIILAAQRSKQLQRGAIPRVDLDMRKTKSTRIAMKELENKKINFEILES
- a CDS encoding electron transfer flavoprotein-ubiquinone oxidoreductase is translated as MIEREQIPMDVVFVGAGPANLAAALHLKNKIKEHDELVEKGFKKGKAIGELEIAIVEKGSFVGAHILSGAVMDPIAIRELMPDFLAQGCPVDSVVTEDAFWYLGEKKGFNAPLVPPPLKNKGKYIVSLSKVCEWLGEKCEEAGINIFPEFPAAEILYDENDCVIGVRTGDKGIDKEGHQKANFEPGVDLLAKVTVLGEGSRGSLAKQIISRLGLAEDKEPMVYSLGIKELWELPAGNFPEGKVVHTLGFPSDTRTYGGGWIYGLKDNMVSIGYVTGLDYEDPLIDPHAEFQKFKTHPKVAEVLAGGKMIKYGAKTINAGGYFTMPRLYADGALIVGDSGSFLNGQRIKGIHTAMKSGMLAAETIIGAFEHDDFSSKTLKHFEEKVNLSWIYDELHPVRNFHGAFQKGRWSALVNTGLQFMTKGLAWGFMPKEHHVAGHERIEKLNGNAKAGGFGPSDHLKSERYAGVPFDKELTFDKVTDVFYGAVAHDEDQPSHLHVLDTEICATTCAEEYGNPCQRFCPAAVYEMEDNAGTGRKELKVNFSNCVHCKTCDIADPYQIINWVTPEGGGGPNYKGM